A stretch of DNA from Candidatus Methylarchaceae archaeon HK02M2:
CTTTGGCTATTAGCTTAATTTCTTTTTGAGAGTACATCTTTGGTATTATGAAGAGTGTTCTAACCATTATGTTCCGTCAAATTAAAGTCTATTCTTGACTTAAATTTTCTCATTTAATGATATTTTTAAATCGGTCGTTGATTTAGATCTTTAAAGAAGTGAAAACTTCAGATAACACATTAAACTTATCAACAAGACTAAATCCACAATTGATGCGAAGATATGAATTTAGTTATGAAGTTTGGGGGTTCCTCTGTAGCCGATAGTAATTGTATAAAAAGAGTTGCAAAAATAACCTCAGACTTCTTCAAGAAAGGGAATAAAATTATTGTAGTTGTTTCAGCTTTGGCTGGTGTAACCGATCAGTTAATTGAAGTTTCTAATGAAGCAAAAAAAGGTAATCTTGATTTTGTTTACGATTTTATTCATAAGATAAAAGAAAGACATCTTGGCGCTATTCATAAAGCAATCCAAAATGAGTCTCTAAAGGAGAATTTAACAAGCACCTTGTTAAAGGATGCTGAAGAGCTCGAGAAAGTTTTGACAGGCATCGCCTATCTCGGTGAGCTTTCTCCAAAGTCAATGGATTATGTATTGTCGTTCGGTGAAAGATTATCCGCTTCTATCTTATGGGGCGCTCTTCGTGATATAGGACTTGATTCTGTCTACTTATCAGGGAAAGAGGTTGGAATCGTTACAGACTCTAATTATGGAGAAGCAAGACCTTTGATCAACTTAACAAAATATCAAGTAAAGAAGAAATTAGAACCAATGTTAGAAAAAAGTATAATCCCTGTAGTAACGGGTTACATAGCTTCTACTCAAGAGGGTTTCATCACTACTTTGGGTAGAGGTGGGTCGGACTATTCAGCCACAATTATTGGAGCTGCATTGGGAGTTGATGAGATCTGGATCTGGAGCGATGTCGATGGAATGATGACAGCTAATCCTAAGATCGTGCCATCGGCGAAGAGTATACCTGAGCTATCATTTCAAGAAGCCATAGAGATGGCAGTATTTGGTTCAAAAGGCCTTCATCCTAGCGCTTTAGAACCAGCGATGATTGAAGGAATTCGTGTGCGGATCAAAAATACATTTAACCCAACAAATCATGGGACATCGATTGTGAAAGAGCCAAAGATAGAAACAGGAGAAATCGTTAAGGCAGTGAGCCTAATAAAAAATGTTTCTTTGGTGAATGTCAGCGGAGCTGGGATGGTTGGAGCACCTGGCACGGCTGCAAAAATCTTTGATATTCTAGGGAAGAATAATGTGAACGTGCTCATGATATCTCAAAGCGCTTCTGAAGCGAATATCTCGTTCATCATAAAAAGAAATCAAATTGAGAAGGCTATGAGCTCATTAGAAATAGCTCTGCTCGGTCAAGGGACTATACGTGAAGTTACTGCTGAAGAGGAAGTCTGCATAG
This window harbors:
- a CDS encoding aspartate kinase, whose protein sequence is MNLVMKFGGSSVADSNCIKRVAKITSDFFKKGNKIIVVVSALAGVTDQLIEVSNEAKKGNLDFVYDFIHKIKERHLGAIHKAIQNESLKENLTSTLLKDAEELEKVLTGIAYLGELSPKSMDYVLSFGERLSASILWGALRDIGLDSVYLSGKEVGIVTDSNYGEARPLINLTKYQVKKKLEPMLEKSIIPVVTGYIASTQEGFITTLGRGGSDYSATIIGAALGVDEIWIWSDVDGMMTANPKIVPSAKSIPELSFQEAIEMAVFGSKGLHPSALEPAMIEGIRVRIKNTFNPTNHGTSIVKEPKIETGEIVKAVSLIKNVSLVNVSGAGMVGAPGTAAKIFDILGKNNVNVLMISQSASEANISFIIKRNQIEKAMSSLEIALLGQGTIREVTAEEEVCIVAIVGAGMKGTPGVASRVFGAVSRRRINLIMISQGSSEVNISFAVKEDDGEEAVRAIHEEFGLDK